A genome region from Musa acuminata AAA Group cultivar baxijiao chromosome BXJ3-5, Cavendish_Baxijiao_AAA, whole genome shotgun sequence includes the following:
- the LOC103973657 gene encoding LOB domain-containing protein 30-like, whose amino-acid sequence MSGNVSPSLSVGGGSGSVGGGVGGGGAGGGGGGGGGGGGGLGPCGACKFLRRKCMAGCIFAPYFDAEQGAARFAAVHKVFGASNASKLLLHIPAHKRHDAVITICYEAQARLRDPVYGCVAHIFALQQQVVSLQAELSYLQAHLATLELPSPPPPPPPPSLLAPTPFSTSDLTSVSSLPSTGDLSTMFDPQVQPEWPLQQQQRPPTELRPQLSNRARNVLGNPGCGGGDLQALARELLDRHRSTTSEPPPISK is encoded by the exons ATGAGTGGTAACGTAAGTCCAAGTCTGAGTGTCGGCGGAGGAAGTGGAAGTGTCGGTGGTggtgtaggaggaggaggagcaggaggtggtggaggcggcggcggaggaggtggCGGTGGACTTGGACCCTGCGGGGCGTGCAAGTTTCTGAGGAGGAAGTGCATGGCGGGGTGCATATTCGCGCCTTACTTCGATGCCGAGCAAGGCGCGGCGCGCTTCGCGGCGGTGCACAAGGTGTTCGGTGCCAGCAACGCTTCGAAGCTCCTCCTACACATCCCTGCCCACAAGCGTCACGACGCTGTCATTACTATCTGCTACGAGGCCCAGGCACGGCTCCGCGACCCCGTCTACGGTTGCGTTGCTCACATCTTCGCCCTCCAACAACAG GTTGTCAGCCTGCAGGCAGAGCTGTCTTACTTACAAGCCCACCTAGCCACGTTGGAGCTGCCGTCCCCTCCGCCACCGCCCCCACCACCGTCGCTCCTCGCACCGACACCGTTCTCAACATCAGACCTGACATCGGTGTCGAGCCTCCCCTCCACcggcgatctctcgacaatgttcgacCCTCAGGTGCAGCCAGAATGGCCtcttcagcagcagcagcgaccACCCACAGAGCTCCGGCCACAGCTCAGCAACAGGGCAAGGAACGTGTTGGGGAACCCCGGATGTGGAGGCGGCGATCTCCAAGCATTAGCAAGGGAGCTCCTCGATAGGCACCGGTCGACCACCAGCGAGCCGCCTCCCATCTCAAAGTAA